The following are from one region of the Stanieria sp. NIES-3757 genome:
- a CDS encoding squalene/oxidosqualene cyclase: MQTQDRVTQNQLQKAIAKSQDYLLSIQEPDGYWWAELESNVTITAEVILLHQIWGSNRTRSQALQKAETYLRSQQREHGGWELYYGDGGELSTSVEAYMALRLLGVSAEDPALIKAKQFILQHGGISKTRIFTKLHLALIGCYDWRGLPSIPPWIMLLPDNFPFTIYEMSSWARGSTVPLLIVFDRKPIFVTKTTINLDELYAEGVNNCRYELPRNNDWTDVFLWLDDACKLAENLNLVPFREEGLKAAEKWVLERQEATGDWGGIIPAMLNSLLALRTLDYEVDDPIIQRGLAAIDNFAIETENSYRVQPCVSPVWDTAWCLRALVESGLSPNHQALVRGGQWLLDKQILDYGDWAVKNKQGKPGGWAFEFDNRFYPDLDDSAVVVMGLAEVVLPNEAQKQSAIARCVDWMATMQCRAGGWAAFDIDNDQDWINLIPYGDLKAMIDPNTADVTARVLEMLGQYQLSMRADRVNRAIAYLINEQESDGSWFGRWGVNYIYGTSGALSALAAIAPEDYQAEIDRGAAWLISCQNSDGGWGESCRSYNDPKLKGKGVSTASQTAWALIGLLAAYQATGFDAKSAIEKGVNYLLATQNNDGTWYEAEFTGTGFPCHFYLKYHLYQQYFPLLALGRYQKLMK; encoded by the coding sequence ATGCAAACTCAAGATCGAGTAACTCAAAATCAACTTCAAAAAGCGATCGCGAAGAGTCAAGATTATTTATTATCGATTCAAGAGCCTGATGGTTATTGGTGGGCAGAATTAGAATCGAATGTCACTATTACCGCCGAAGTTATTTTACTCCACCAAATTTGGGGAAGTAATCGAACTAGATCGCAAGCACTACAGAAAGCGGAAACTTATTTGCGATCGCAACAAAGAGAACATGGTGGTTGGGAACTTTATTACGGTGATGGCGGAGAGTTAAGTACTTCGGTAGAAGCTTACATGGCGTTGCGATTATTGGGAGTTTCTGCTGAAGATCCAGCCTTGATTAAAGCTAAACAATTTATTCTGCAACACGGTGGAATTAGTAAAACTCGCATTTTTACCAAATTACATCTGGCTTTGATTGGTTGTTATGACTGGCGGGGGCTTCCTTCGATTCCGCCTTGGATCATGCTGTTACCCGATAATTTTCCCTTCACTATTTATGAAATGTCGAGTTGGGCGAGAGGAAGTACAGTTCCTTTATTGATTGTTTTTGATCGCAAGCCTATTTTTGTGACTAAGACAACGATCAATTTAGACGAATTGTATGCGGAAGGGGTTAATAATTGTCGCTACGAATTACCTCGTAACAACGATTGGACAGATGTTTTTTTATGGTTAGATGATGCTTGTAAATTAGCAGAAAATTTAAATCTAGTTCCTTTTCGAGAAGAAGGTTTAAAAGCTGCGGAAAAATGGGTTTTAGAAAGACAAGAAGCTACAGGAGATTGGGGTGGCATTATTCCAGCTATGCTCAATTCTCTTCTGGCTTTACGCACTCTAGATTATGAAGTTGACGATCCAATTATTCAAAGAGGATTAGCAGCAATTGATAACTTTGCCATTGAAACTGAAAACTCTTATCGAGTTCAACCCTGTGTTTCTCCTGTTTGGGATACAGCTTGGTGTTTACGAGCTTTAGTCGAATCTGGCTTATCACCAAATCATCAGGCTTTAGTTAGGGGTGGACAATGGTTATTAGACAAGCAAATTCTTGATTATGGGGATTGGGCAGTCAAAAACAAACAAGGAAAGCCTGGCGGTTGGGCGTTTGAATTCGATAATCGTTTTTATCCCGATTTAGATGATTCTGCTGTAGTAGTGATGGGATTAGCAGAAGTTGTCTTACCAAACGAAGCCCAAAAACAAAGTGCGATCGCTCGTTGTGTAGACTGGATGGCAACGATGCAATGTCGGGCTGGTGGCTGGGCTGCTTTTGACATTGATAATGATCAAGATTGGATCAATCTCATTCCTTACGGTGATCTAAAAGCCATGATCGATCCGAATACTGCTGATGTGACGGCTAGGGTATTGGAAATGTTAGGACAATACCAACTTTCCATGAGGGCAGATCGAGTTAATCGCGCTATTGCTTATTTAATTAACGAACAAGAAAGTGATGGCAGTTGGTTTGGTCGTTGGGGAGTAAATTATATTTATGGTACAAGTGGAGCATTATCTGCTTTGGCTGCGATCGCACCTGAAGATTACCAAGCTGAAATTGATCGGGGTGCAGCTTGGTTAATTAGTTGTCAAAATTCTGATGGAGGTTGGGGAGAAAGTTGCCGTAGTTATAATGATCCTAAGTTGAAAGGCAAAGGAGTTAGTACTGCTTCGCAAACAGCCTGGGCATTAATCGGTTTATTAGCAGCCTATCAAGCAACAGGTTTTGATGCTAAATCAGCGATAGAAAAAGGAGTTAATTACCTACTTGCTACTCAAAATAATGACGGAACTTGGTACGAAGCAGAGTTTACTGGCACTGGTTTTCCCTGTCATTTTTATCTAAAATATCATCTTTATCAGCAATATTTTCCTTTGCTAGCTTTAGGACGTTATCAAAAACTAATGAAATAA
- a CDS encoding Peptidase M23 — translation MQQNCSFASNLSISEASHPELISQEPHWGTPVSADTEGANSAVRQNFYASSVKPRRTAERKTPYSAAMLSLLVSLGTTGMFLMYQQQEAQAAVNSVVSDRFLSSSREPIFLTQNLPNLITVQPISSAQIPLQTQIVELPKLNSGVVPLSQPAVASSLSSSKVISPPSPQINSEIAQSISPQQPTLLNKLKQKQLSVGAGKLNAEQNIQIADVPSQNSANFRSNSQLQPQTTVVILSNLDQSSHSIPQLPSLTIEKDISKQIYTVKPGDTLNKIARLFNTSFEQLIKTNQLSNPNVLAVNQKLTIPLQQTANPTDNNSSLQSPAESVPVASVASATTNDLPVAEDPYLARLRADLVQLREQYQTQTRNTQVNLTRSTSVSQPQTNLISTAPTNVNRYNQSLKIQIGATINPQLPPLSSPEQYLPSSPTQFEGYLWPAQGTLTSGYGWRWGRMHQGIDIAGPIGTPIMAAASGEVVSAGWNSGGYGNLVKLKHPDGSVTLYAHNNKILVSNGQQVEQGQLIAEMGSTGFSTGPHLHFEIRPNGETAVNPIAFLPTK, via the coding sequence ATGCAGCAGAATTGTTCCTTTGCTTCAAATCTTTCTATCTCTGAAGCATCTCATCCAGAGCTAATTAGCCAAGAGCCTCACTGGGGAACGCCAGTCAGCGCAGACACAGAAGGGGCTAATTCAGCCGTCCGTCAGAATTTCTACGCCTCATCGGTTAAACCGAGGCGTACCGCTGAGCGCAAAACCCCTTATTCGGCAGCAATGCTTAGTTTATTAGTTTCCCTGGGTACAACTGGTATGTTTTTAATGTACCAGCAACAAGAAGCCCAAGCTGCGGTAAATTCAGTTGTCAGTGACCGATTTTTATCAAGTTCAAGAGAACCAATTTTTTTAACTCAAAATCTTCCTAATTTAATTACTGTACAACCAATTTCATCCGCCCAAATTCCTCTCCAGACTCAAATTGTTGAGTTACCAAAACTAAATTCAGGAGTTGTACCTCTTAGTCAACCTGCGGTCGCTTCATCCCTCTCATCCTCTAAAGTTATTTCCCCTCCTTCTCCTCAAATCAATTCTGAAATTGCTCAAAGTATTTCACCACAGCAACCAACTCTTTTAAACAAATTAAAACAAAAGCAATTAAGTGTCGGCGCAGGAAAACTCAACGCAGAACAAAATATCCAGATAGCAGACGTACCTTCTCAGAATTCCGCCAATTTTCGTTCTAATTCTCAGCTTCAACCACAGACAACTGTAGTTATTCTTTCTAATCTAGATCAAAGTTCTCACAGTATTCCTCAATTACCTTCTCTAACTATTGAGAAAGATATTTCTAAACAAATTTATACAGTCAAACCAGGAGATACACTCAATAAAATTGCTCGTCTGTTTAACACTTCTTTTGAGCAATTAATTAAAACTAACCAACTCAGTAACCCTAATGTATTAGCCGTTAATCAAAAGTTAACTATTCCGCTCCAGCAAACTGCTAATCCTACTGACAATAATTCAAGCTTACAATCTCCTGCTGAGTCAGTACCAGTTGCTTCTGTTGCCTCAGCAACGACAAACGATTTACCTGTTGCTGAAGATCCTTATCTTGCAAGACTGAGAGCCGATTTAGTTCAACTGCGAGAACAATATCAAACTCAAACTAGAAATACTCAAGTAAATTTAACTCGTTCTACTTCAGTTTCGCAGCCTCAAACTAATTTGATTAGTACTGCTCCTACTAATGTCAACAGATATAATCAAAGTTTAAAAATTCAGATCGGAGCAACTATCAATCCACAATTACCGCCTTTATCCTCTCCAGAACAATATTTACCCAGTAGTCCCACTCAATTTGAAGGTTATTTATGGCCTGCTCAAGGAACACTTACCTCTGGTTATGGTTGGCGTTGGGGTCGGATGCATCAAGGAATTGATATTGCTGGTCCAATCGGTACTCCGATTATGGCTGCTGCTAGTGGAGAAGTTGTTTCTGCTGGTTGGAATTCTGGGGGGTATGGCAACTTAGTTAAGCTAAAGCATCCCGATGGTAGTGTCACTCTTTATGCTCACAACAATAAGATTTTGGTGAGTAATGGACAACAGGTAGAACAAGGACAACTAATTGCAGAAATGGGTAGTACTGGTTTTAGTACAGGACCTCATTTACATTTTGAAATACGTCCCAATGGAGAAACTGCGGTTAATCCAATTGCCTTTTTACCAACTAAATAA